A region of the Sporolituus thermophilus DSM 23256 genome:
GAGTATCTTGACGATAGATTAGACCGGTAGGGAGTGTAATTTACAATGTCAACATATATTGCGTTACTAAAAAAAATTGACCGCCAACAAAAATTAATTGACGATGCGCGGCCTTTCGACAAAAGCCAAGTCTTGCAATTAAAAGAATATTATCGAATCGGATTAACATATACGTCTACGGCACTAGAAGGCAATACCCTGACGCTTTCCGAAACAAAAGTAGTTTTGGAAGACGGTATCACAATAAACGGCAAACCGCTAAAAGATCACCTGGCAGTTTTAGGGCACAGCGAGGCTTTTGATTATATGTGGAACTTGGCCGGCACCCATAGACCTATAACTGAAGAAATCATAAAAACCCTTCACGCCTACTGTATGAAGCGCGAAAGGCCCGAGATAGCCGGTATTTACCGTGATAAACCCATTTTTATTTCCGGTACTGACCACAACGATAAAATACCTTCCCCTGCTGACCTGGCAAAAACAATAGACGTAAAACTCAGCAGTTTAAATAACAGCCGCCCTAACCTGCACCCGGTAGAGTATGCAGCCAACCTTCATTTGGCAATTGTGCAATTACACCCCTTTGAAGATGGTAACGGCCGCACGGCCCGCCTGGCAATGAACCTAGCCCTTCGACAAGACGGCTACCCAATAGTAGTTATACCCCCGGTAGTAAGACATGAATACATACAGTCCCTTGAAAAAGCATGGACAAACCCGGACAGATTTACCCAATTCATTGCAGAACGAGTAGACGAAGCCCAACGAGAGCTTATGCGAAACTTGCATATATAATCCGAAACTTGCATATATAATCATCACCTTTTTTTCTCTCTTTCTCTTTAACTATGAGATCTCTTTATATGATGATGTTTTTATATACATACATATATTTTAACATATATATTTTAAGACAAGCCGCGAAGCCAGGAGCAACGCGGGTTTGCGGGCACGAATTACGAGAAGTTGAGACACGAATTGCGAGAAATTGAGACATATTACGAGAAGTTGAGACTGCTTATTGCGAGAGATTGAGACGTTATTGCGAGAAGTTGAGACACTATTGCGAGAAACCGAGACGCCAAAACTCGCAATTAACACCACAACATAAGCAGGAATTTTTGCGAAAAACTCGAACTAAACCTTAAACCATCGGGTTTCGAGATAGAACATACGTATCACCTCCACTATTCATTTTCGGGCAAGTTCAGGGCTTGCCCAACCCAATCGGCCTTCCTGAGCGCCTAGAACGCCCAGGAAGGCCGCTCAATTTTATTCCACGGCAGAAACCCTTTGCTAAGCCAAAAAAAACGCTCCTAGGGCACGCTAGAGCGTTTTACGGGCATTTGAGGGTTTTTGATGGCCAAGGGGATGTTTTTAACATCCCCTTTGGACAATTATACCCTTTTCCCGCCTGTCAATGGCCAAGCCTCCGGTCAGATAAAATTTTTCGCCCTGGCGGGTTCGGCTGCGCCCGAAAATTTTTATCTGAGCCATTGACAGGCAAATGGCCGCTTCTCGTGTCACAGTATTTTTATTATCTTCCCCCATGCCTGGCACCACACGCACCAGACAGTTTCGCCAAGCTTTGGTTCACCGGCTGCTTCCGATCGCCACGCCTGCAACCGTTGACAGCATTCTAATTGCATGATTTTCATACATTCCAGTCCCCTCGTTGCCGCCAAGCTGCAGCGGCTTTTTTGTTGATGCAAAAGCTCCATGCCTTTAGCCTGGAGGCAAGGGAGGGTCTAAAATTTTTTGGCGAAGCGAACCCGAAGGGCAAAAAATTTTGGATGCCCTTGCCGGAAGGCGGGGGCATGGTATAATGACAAAACAAAAAAGCCGTCCTCCGGGCATGGCGAGGCATGGCGAGAGGTTAGAATAACCTCTTCGCGATGCCTCTCCTGTTCCCCCCGGTCCATGTTTGCGTCCACAAAGGAGAATTGACGACTGGATGCAATGATGGACCGGTTTTTTTCGCTTTGACGGCCTTCAAATTTTCGTTATAACCGTTTTTATTCTTTACGCGATAGAAAACCTATACTATTTCAAGAAAAACGTTTCTATGGCCATTTCCGGCGTTTTGGAGCGATTTTAGTTTATTATGACATCTGTCAAAACTTCAACTTCAGGCTGTTTTTAATTTTAATCGCCGGTTCCGGCAGTTTGTTAGAAAGTTCCCGAATTTTTGCAATTGCCTTGAATGTGTTCTCCATTGCCGTATCAAGCCTTTTTCTGAGAGTAGGCTTTGCTCGCTCGGTTATCAAGAAATCGTCTGATGTCAGCTTTTTAGCCCATTCCCGTACCTGGTCGGCGACTTTTTCCTTGTTATCAGTAAATACTTTAACTTCGTGCCGGGCGCGGGAAATGTCAACATAAAAGGCATTACGGCTGTTAAGGTGTTTCTGGCTGGAATCTAAGTTGATTAATACCCGGTCGGTGGTGATGCCTTGGGCCTTATGTGCGGTCATGGCGTAGCCGTGGTCAATTTTTTTGTACTGCTCTAGGTCTACAGCGATCGTCTTGCTGCCAGATTGAACGGTTAAGACAGTGCCGTCGATCTTGGTTACAATGCCTGTTTGTCCGTTCCGCACATCTAGCTTGTTGTCGTTTTGCAGAAAAATTATCTTGTCGCCTGCGGCAAATTCACGTTTGAACGTTTTTCCGGAAGCGTCTTGGACTTTAAACTCGATGCCTGGGCTTAACTGCCCCTGCCTTTTCAGTTCAGCGCGGATAGCTTCGTTCAGGTAACGCCGGTCCTTGTTGCCCGCCGTCAAAATGACTGTACCTTTCTGTTTTTCCGGCGTCATGGCCGTGTACTCTGCTACAATCGCGTTCATCCGGTCCTTATGCTCGGCAATGACCTGCATATCCTTTTCGAGGATTTCCAAGGCTTTTGCCAGGTCGCCTTGCACGGCCTCTCGGACCGCTTGCAGCAGCTCATGGTTTTTTTGCCGCCGGATTTCATCCAGCGTGACAGTGCCAATTTTACCGGTTTCTGTTAGCACAGAAAAGGCATTGCCG
Encoded here:
- a CDS encoding Fic family protein — protein: MSTYIALLKKIDRQQKLIDDARPFDKSQVLQLKEYYRIGLTYTSTALEGNTLTLSETKVVLEDGITINGKPLKDHLAVLGHSEAFDYMWNLAGTHRPITEEIIKTLHAYCMKRERPEIAGIYRDKPIFISGTDHNDKIPSPADLAKTIDVKLSSLNNSRPNLHPVEYAANLHLAIVQLHPFEDGNGRTARLAMNLALRQDGYPIVVIPPVVRHEYIQSLEKAWTNPDRFTQFIAERVDEAQRELMRNLHI